CGAGTCACCGCGCTGGCTGGAACAGGCCGGGCGTGATGAGGCGGCGGACAAGGTCTTGCTGGGTATCGAAGCGCGGGTCCGGACGTCGCTGGGTCATGGGGATTTGCCTGAGCCGATCCGCTTGCCGCGTGTGGCAAGTACGCCGGGCAACTTCTTTTCGGCTTTGCAGCAGATCTGGTCGCCGCTGTATCGCCAGCGCACGATGATGATCTGGAGCGTCTGGTTCTTTGCCTTGCTGGGGTTCTACGGGTTGACGTCGTGGCTCAGTGCACTGCTGCAGCAGTCGGGTTTCGCCGTGACCCAGTCGGTGTATTACACCGTGCTGATTTCCCTCGGCGGGATTCCCGGTTTCCTCATGGCGGCTTGGCTGGTGGAGCGTTGGGGCCGTAAACCGGTGTGCGTGGTGACGTTGCTCGGCGGCGGGGTGATGGCGTTTCTTTACGGTCAGAGCGCAGTGTTTGGCGGCAATGTCGGCTTGCTGATCACGTCGGGGCTGTTGATGCAGTTTTTCCTGTTCGGCATGTGGGCAGTGCTCTACACCTACACGCCAGAGTTGTACCCGACGTCGGCGCGGGCCACGGGTTCCGGTTTTGCGTCGGCGATTGGCCGAGTGGGTTCGTTGCTTGGGCCAATGGTGACCGGGCTGGTGTTCCCGATGACCGGGCAGGGTGGCGTGTTCGCGCTGGGGGCGATGTGTTTTGCGATCGCGGCGGGGGTGGTGTGGGTGTTCGGGATGGAGACGCGGGGCAAGACGCTGGAGGAGTTGAGCGAAGTGGTAACCGTCGGCTAAACACAAACCCTGTGGGAGCGAGCTTGCTCGCGATAGCGGATTCACATTCACCAATGACGCTGGATGTGATGGCCTCATCGCGAGCAAGCTCGCACCACATTGGGTCTTCAGCAGTTACGGTTTTACCAACCGCGCATCCAGGCTGTTTTGCGCCAATCGCTTGGCCTGATCCTGGGTCATGCCCAGATCGGTGTACAGCGCATGGAAGTTCTCGGTCACATACCCGCCGAAGTACGCCGGGTCATCCGAGTTCACGGTGACTTTCACGCCGCGCTCGAGCATGTCGAGAATGTTGTGCTGTGACATGTGATCGAACACGCAAAGCTTGGTGTTCGACAACGGGCACACCGTCAACGGGATCTGCTCATCAATGATCCGCTGCATCAGGCGCTCGTCTTCGATGGCGCGCACGCCATGGTCGATACGCTGGATTTTCAGCAGGTCGAGGGCTTCCCAGATGTATTCCGGCGGGCCTTCTTCACCGGCGTGAGCGACGGTCAGGAAACCTTCGTGACGGGCACGATCAAACACGCGCTGGAACTTGCTCGGCGGGTGACCCATTTCCGAACTGTCCAGACCGACGGCCACGAACGCGTCGCGGAATGGCAGCGCCTGGTCGAGGGTCTTCTGTGCTTCGTCTTCGCTCAAGTGACGCAGGAAACTCAGGATCAAACCGCTGGTGATGCCCAGCTGCTGTTCGCCGTCCTTCAACGCGGCGGCGATGCCGTTGAGCACGA
This DNA window, taken from Pseudomonas fluorescens NCIMB 11764, encodes the following:
- a CDS encoding MFS transporter, yielding METRGFSAAERLERLPISGYHRIIFIIIALAFFFDSMDLAMMTFLLGSIKTEFGLSTAQAGLLASSSFFGMVVGASLSGMLADRFGRKPVFQWSIVLWGIASYLCSTAQNVETLTLFRVLLGIGMGMEFPIAQSMLSELIPAKRRGRYIALMDGFWPLGFVAAGVLSYFLLPVIGWRDIFLVLAVPAVFVLVIRFFIPESPRWLEQAGRDEAADKVLLGIEARVRTSLGHGDLPEPIRLPRVASTPGNFFSALQQIWSPLYRQRTMMIWSVWFFALLGFYGLTSWLSALLQQSGFAVTQSVYYTVLISLGGIPGFLMAAWLVERWGRKPVCVVTLLGGGVMAFLYGQSAVFGGNVGLLITSGLLMQFFLFGMWAVLYTYTPELYPTSARATGSGFASAIGRVGSLLGPMVTGLVFPMTGQGGVFALGAMCFAIAAGVVWVFGMETRGKTLEELSEVVTVG
- a CDS encoding adenosine deaminase; its protein translation is MYDWLNALPKAELHLHLEGSLEPELLFALAERNRIALPWSDVETLRKAYAFNNLQEFLDLYYQGADVLRTSQDFYDLTWAYLLRCKAQNVIHTEPFFDPQTHTDRGIPFEVVLNGIAAALKDGEQQLGITSGLILSFLRHLSEDEAQKTLDQALPFRDAFVAVGLDSSEMGHPPSKFQRVFDRARHEGFLTVAHAGEEGPPEYIWEALDLLKIQRIDHGVRAIEDERLMQRIIDEQIPLTVCPLSNTKLCVFDHMSQHNILDMLERGVKVTVNSDDPAYFGGYVTENFHALYTDLGMTQDQAKRLAQNSLDARLVKP